GCGATATACTGCGGGGTGATCGGATCCAGAAGCTCCGTCGCTGTCGGCAGCCCGACATCGATGACATTGCGCAGGAAATGCCGCGCCCGGCGCAGCCCTTCCGGAATGTCATCCGTGCCGTCAAGGTGTGGATCCATGATCAGCCCCTTCCAGCCGACCGTCGTGCGCGGCTTCTCGAAATACACGCGCATCACGATGTAGAGCTTGTCCCGCAACCGCTCCGCCAGCGCCGCCAAACGGTGGGCATACTCGATCCCCGCTTCCGTATCATGGATCGAGCAAGGCCCGACGATCACCAGAAAGCGCGGGTCAATCCCCGCCAGGATCGAGCGCAAGGTCGCCCGCGAATTCGCGACGAAATTCTCCCGACCCTCCCCATGCGGGATTTCCGCCTGCAAGCGCGCAGGCGAAGGCAGCGGGACGTTGCGGGCAACGTGGAGGTCGGTGACTCGGGCGGACATGGGGAAATCCTAGGATTGCTTGAAAAAGTGCCAAGCGCCAATAAAACGCCACTGGCAACATGCGCTCCCGGATCATGTATATCGAAGACAAGAGCGGCAGCCTGACCGGCCCCGCCCGGATCGGCCGCGTGACCCTGTCGAAAACAGGCTGCACGCTCTATTACCGGGGCCGCAGTTTCCAAAGCCTGAAAGGAGGCTACAAATCCAACTACTTCGATACCGAAACCGGCGATCGATTCTGGATCTCCGGCCCGAAGCGCGATGGTAGTGACCGCCTCTACGGCGAACGCCTTCCCATTGCGATCGATGAAGACGTCCGCGAGGAATACTGGAGCAC
This portion of the Luteolibacter luteus genome encodes:
- a CDS encoding 1-deoxy-D-xylulose-5-phosphate synthase, which encodes MRSRIMYIEDKSGSLTGPARIGRVTLSKTGCTLYYRGRSFQSLKGGYKSNYFDTETGDRFWISGPKRDGSDRLYGERLPIAIDEDVREEYWSTIRRQPRA